A single genomic interval of Asterias amurensis chromosome 1, ASM3211899v1 harbors:
- the LOC139945688 gene encoding homeobox protein MSX-2-like, which produces MRRQSMALLSSGYPAAAFQSGLPCSGLLSIGVPSATGQMPYPNLSMMRVPPHIAVGFSMANLSAAYIQNSQRPDSDFPTLVNHQSPLHHSTTHPALRAVPSVKRKGVTNFSIAGILGRDEDTHSTESCAHDSPSKSTSFEPEALPVRVVDGHDSKVHVKTESLSSPKVEDDESDNPLARFSWLQCTRYKPPRLPRAKRKDGAKKRKLGRNPRVPFSPSQVATLEQKFRCTHYLSSIDVAELSAALNLSENRVKIWFQNRRARERRDKEAATKDIPTSPGATLLKPCGSPAPATGPSTLIGVGHPGLSPSPVDGGVSAFTPLTYPFTR; this is translated from the exons ATGAGGAGGCAGagcatggctctgcttagttCGGGCTACCCGGCGGCCGCTTTTCAGAGTGGACTCCCATGTAGCGGGTTGCTCTCGATCGGCGTGCCGTCCGCTACGGGGCAGATGCCTTACCCAAACCTCTCCATGATGAGGGTTCCACCCCACATTGCCGTCGGCTTCTCCATGGCTAACCTCTCGGCAGCTTACATCCAAAACTCTCAGAGACCGGACTCTGACTTCCCTACCCTGGTCAACCATCAGTCTCCCCTGCATCACAGCACGACCCATCCGGCGCTCAGGGCCGTCCCTTCAGTTAAACGCAAGGGCGTTACAAACTTCTCAATTGCCGGTATTTTGGGCAGGGACGAGGACACACATAGTACTGAGAGTTGCGCCCACGACAGCCCGTCCAAATCCACCTCCTTTGAGCCAGAAGCTTTGCCCGTACGCGTAGTAGATGGACATGACTCTAAAGTTCATGTGAAAACTGAAAGCCTAAGTTCGCCTAAAGTCGAAGATGATGAAAGTGACAATCCTCTTGCCAGGTTTTCTTGGTTGCAATGTACGAGATATAAACCTCCACGTCTACCGA GAGCCAAGAGGAAGGACGGAGCTAAGAAGCGAAAGCTTGGCCGTAACCCACGGGTGCCATTCTCCCCGTCCCAGGTCGCTACACTGGAGCAGAAGTTTCGATGTACGCATTATCTGAGTAGCATTGATGTCGCTGAACTGTCTGCCGCTCTCAACCTCTCAGAGAACAGG GTCAAAATCTGGTTTCAGAATCGGCGAGCCCGTGAGCGTCGTGACAAGGAAGCGGCTACGAAAGACATCCCTACCTCACCAGGCGCGACTCTCTTGAAGCCCTGTGGCTCCCCGGCACCAGCCACCGGGCCGTCCACGCTGATCGGCGTGGGACATCCCGGGCTTTCTCCCTCGCCAGTGGATGGCGGTGTCTCGGCCTTCACCCCTCTTACGTACCCGTTCACCCGTTAG